A single Streptomyces sannanensis DNA region contains:
- a CDS encoding DUF742 domain-containing protein, with amino-acid sequence MTEHLPDGRWYDAEAGPLVRPYAMTGGRTKPGPSGVRFDLIALVVVDTSHGSVDASLLGPEHRTLLGLCSSQTQSVAELAADADLPVGVVRVLLGDLLEGGFVKVSRPVPPAQLPDEKILREVIEGLRAL; translated from the coding sequence ATGACCGAGCATCTGCCCGACGGCCGCTGGTACGACGCGGAAGCCGGACCCCTGGTCCGTCCGTACGCCATGACGGGCGGACGGACCAAACCCGGTCCGAGCGGGGTGCGGTTCGACCTCATCGCGCTCGTCGTCGTCGACACTTCGCACGGATCCGTCGACGCGTCGCTGCTCGGCCCCGAGCACCGCACCTTGCTCGGGCTGTGCAGTTCCCAGACGCAGTCGGTCGCCGAACTCGCGGCCGACGCCGATCTGCCGGTGGGCGTGGTCCGGGTCCTGCTGGGGGACCTGCTGGAAGGCGGTTTCGTCAAGGTCAGCCGGCCCGTACCCCCCGCACAGCTCCCGGACGAGAAGATTCTGCGAGAAGTGATCGAGGGGTTGAGGGCGCTCTGA
- a CDS encoding roadblock/LC7 domain-containing protein, with protein MIEHHRMDTAPRSGELDWLLDDLVLRVAEVRHAVVLSNDGLAVGASSALSREDAEHLAAVASGFHSLAKGVGRHFRVGGVRQTMVEMDEGFLFVAAAGDGSCLAVLSSVTADVGLIAYEMARLVNRVGEHLATPARHPAQPPAAG; from the coding sequence ATGATCGAGCACCACAGGATGGACACCGCGCCCCGCTCCGGTGAACTCGACTGGCTGCTGGACGACCTCGTCCTCCGGGTCGCGGAGGTCAGGCACGCGGTGGTGCTGTCCAACGACGGCCTCGCCGTCGGCGCCTCCAGCGCCCTGTCCCGCGAGGACGCCGAGCACCTGGCCGCCGTGGCCTCCGGCTTCCACAGCCTTGCCAAGGGCGTGGGCCGGCATTTCCGGGTCGGCGGAGTACGCCAGACGATGGTCGAGATGGACGAGGGTTTCCTCTTCGTCGCGGCGGCCGGGGACGGCTCCTGCCTTGCGGTGCTCAGTTCCGTCACCGCGGACGTGGGTCTGATCGCCTATGAGATGGCCAGGCTGGTGAACCGGGTCGGCGAGCACCTGGCCACCCCGGCACGGCACCCGGCCCAGCCCCCGGCGGCCGGGTGA
- a CDS encoding sensor histidine kinase, producing the protein MRTPRRTLGTGISPAPPTTAARGRRAHAGPPADERDDPPAASDEARVPAAGTQRRRWRLRPRTVRAKIISLLMVPVVSLLALWGFATVTTAQDVARLRQSQRVDQLVRAPVAAAIARLQDERRAAVQQVAAPDAERGAALRQQAARTDDAVAALSLDSGHTVAEGGDLPAGVADRLERFVAAVRKLRALRADVLDGVADWDATYQQYTSTIATAFTIAGGLTGIQDAELGSDARVLYEFTRAGEMLSREEALLASAQLTGTLSGSRLRLFAGAVETRRTLTDSAAADLPGSQGAAWHDFTRSGVYAVLGNTEDKVLAASPGRNAAVAVPAATWEQTRAGVEKGMRAIESGAVRSAAERADPFTRGALTPAGAAVLLGLVAVAASLVISVRIGRGLVVELVTLRNSALAIARRKLPRAMRRLRAGEELDILAEAPAGPPAQDEIGQVGEALTTVHRAALGAAVERAELASGISGVFVNLARRSQVLVHRQLNLLDSMERRVDDPNELGDLFRLDHLTTRMRRHAESLIILSGAAPGRAWRTPVPLTNVVRAAISEIEDYARVEVRHFPDTAVTGSAVADLTHLLAELIENAAQFSPPHTKVRINGEPVGNGYVLEIEDRGLGMGPEALKQANLRIEQSEALDLFDSDRLGLFVVSRLSARHAVRVHLRTSPYGGTTAVVLLPTGLLKTTANESGDAAPSRAQVPAPASRAAEEPPWAVQPAQPARTAPPGPPRPPSHPVLPEQLPQHEQPVPAGVTALRDRMRPPPQGSIGRVTDDTDDENTERGGAPAGRLPRRVRGAGLAPQLRGAPAPETPSSGDREGAAERTPEQVRDRMTAYLSGWARGGGTPAGKSSEGDHA; encoded by the coding sequence GTGCGAACACCCCGCAGGACCCTGGGCACCGGCATATCGCCCGCCCCGCCCACGACGGCGGCGCGCGGACGGCGGGCCCACGCCGGCCCGCCCGCGGACGAGAGAGACGACCCCCCGGCGGCCTCGGACGAGGCGCGGGTGCCTGCGGCCGGGACCCAGCGCCGCCGGTGGCGGCTGCGTCCCAGGACCGTCCGCGCGAAAATCATCTCGCTGCTGATGGTGCCGGTCGTCTCGCTGCTCGCCCTGTGGGGGTTCGCCACCGTCACCACCGCCCAGGACGTGGCCAGGCTGCGCCAGTCCCAGCGGGTCGACCAGCTGGTGAGGGCACCGGTCGCCGCCGCGATTGCCCGGCTCCAGGACGAACGCCGGGCCGCCGTACAGCAGGTGGCGGCCCCCGACGCGGAGCGCGGGGCCGCACTCCGGCAGCAGGCCGCACGCACCGACGACGCGGTGGCCGCGCTGAGTCTGGACAGCGGCCACACCGTTGCCGAGGGCGGAGACCTGCCGGCCGGGGTGGCGGACCGTCTGGAACGGTTCGTCGCCGCTGTACGGAAGCTGCGCGCCCTGCGCGCCGATGTCCTCGACGGCGTGGCCGACTGGGACGCTACGTACCAGCAGTACACCTCCACCATCGCCACGGCCTTCACCATCGCGGGTGGACTCACCGGCATCCAGGACGCCGAACTCGGCTCCGACGCCCGAGTCCTCTACGAGTTCACCCGGGCCGGAGAGATGCTGTCCCGGGAGGAGGCGCTGCTCGCCTCCGCGCAGCTCACCGGCACGCTGAGCGGATCGCGGCTGCGACTGTTCGCCGGCGCCGTGGAGACCCGCCGCACCCTGACCGACTCCGCCGCGGCCGACCTGCCCGGATCGCAGGGCGCCGCCTGGCACGACTTCACCCGGTCAGGCGTGTACGCGGTGCTGGGCAACACCGAGGACAAAGTGCTCGCCGCCAGTCCCGGCCGCAATGCCGCTGTCGCCGTACCGGCCGCCACCTGGGAACAGACCCGGGCGGGCGTGGAGAAGGGCATGCGGGCCATCGAGTCCGGCGCCGTGCGCAGCGCCGCCGAACGGGCGGACCCGTTCACCCGGGGTGCACTCACGCCCGCGGGGGCGGCCGTGCTCCTTGGGCTCGTCGCCGTGGCCGCCTCCCTCGTCATCTCGGTCCGCATCGGCCGCGGTCTCGTCGTCGAACTGGTCACCCTGCGCAACAGCGCCCTGGCGATCGCCCGCCGCAAACTGCCCCGTGCCATGCGTCGGCTCCGGGCCGGCGAGGAACTCGACATCCTCGCCGAGGCCCCGGCGGGGCCGCCCGCGCAGGACGAGATCGGCCAGGTCGGCGAGGCGCTCACCACCGTCCACCGGGCAGCGCTCGGCGCGGCCGTCGAGCGCGCGGAGCTGGCCAGCGGCATCTCCGGCGTCTTCGTCAATCTCGCCCGGCGCAGTCAGGTCCTGGTGCACCGTCAGCTCAATCTGCTGGACAGCATGGAACGCCGCGTCGACGACCCGAACGAACTCGGCGACCTCTTCCGGCTCGACCACCTCACCACCCGTATGCGGCGTCACGCCGAAAGCCTGATCATCCTCTCCGGCGCGGCCCCAGGCCGGGCCTGGCGGACACCCGTCCCGCTCACCAACGTGGTACGTGCCGCCATCTCCGAGATCGAGGACTACGCCCGTGTCGAGGTCCGCCACTTCCCCGACACCGCCGTCACCGGTTCGGCCGTCGCCGACCTCACCCATCTCCTCGCCGAGCTCATCGAGAACGCCGCCCAGTTCTCCCCGCCGCACACCAAGGTGCGGATCAACGGCGAACCCGTCGGGAACGGCTATGTGCTCGAGATCGAGGACCGCGGTCTGGGCATGGGACCGGAGGCCCTGAAGCAGGCGAACCTGAGGATCGAGCAGTCGGAGGCGCTGGACCTCTTCGACAGCGACCGGCTGGGCCTCTTCGTGGTCAGCCGGCTCTCCGCCCGGCACGCCGTCAGGGTGCATCTTCGGACCTCGCCGTACGGGGGAACCACTGCGGTCGTCCTGCTGCCCACCGGACTGCTGAAGACGACCGCGAACGAGTCCGGGGACGCGGCCCCCTCCCGGGCGCAGGTACCCGCCCCGGCATCACGGGCGGCGGAGGAGCCACCGTGGGCCGTACAGCCCGCACAGCCGGCCCGAACCGCACCGCCCGGGCCGCCGCGCCCGCCCTCCCACCCGGTCCTTCCCGAGCAGCTCCCCCAGCATGAGCAACCTGTGCCCGCCGGGGTCACGGCTCTGCGGGACCGTATGCGGCCCCCGCCGCAGGGCAGCATCGGACGCGTCACGGACGACACCGACGACGAAAACACCGAGCGCGGCGGCGCGCCAGCCGGCAGACTGCCGCGCCGGGTCCGTGGGGCCGGCCTCGCCCCCCAGCTGCGCGGGGCCCCGGCGCCCGAGACGCCCTCCTCCGGCGACCGAGAAGGCGCCGCGGAGCGCACACCGGAACAGGTCAGGGACCGTATGACTGCCTATCTCAGCGGCTGGGCCCGCGGTGGCGGCACCCCGGCAGGCAAGTCCAGTGAAGGAGACCACGCATGA
- a CDS encoding MHYT domain-containing protein, which produces MGHLDHAAFGWLTPVLSYVMACMGAALGLRCTVRALDAQGRSRRNWLITAASAIGTGIWTMHFVAMLGFGVTGTDIRYNVPLTLLSLLVAMLVVGGGVFAVGYGRDRPRALLLGGLTTGLGVASMHYLGMAALRLHGSVHYHPVLVGLSVAIAVIAATAALWAALNIKSPVAVAIASLVMGAAVSSMHYTGMIAVDVRVDPSGEALAGATTMQFVFPLAVGLGSYLFLTSAFVALSPTARERAAYASAERLAETSAP; this is translated from the coding sequence ATGGGACACCTGGACCACGCCGCCTTCGGCTGGCTTACCCCCGTGCTGTCGTACGTGATGGCCTGCATGGGCGCCGCCCTCGGGCTTCGCTGCACCGTGCGGGCGCTCGACGCCCAAGGCCGCTCCCGGCGCAACTGGCTGATCACGGCGGCTTCCGCGATCGGCACCGGCATCTGGACGATGCATTTCGTGGCGATGCTGGGCTTCGGCGTCACCGGCACCGACATCCGCTACAACGTTCCGCTGACGCTGCTCAGCCTGCTCGTCGCCATGCTGGTCGTGGGCGGCGGGGTCTTCGCCGTCGGGTACGGACGCGACCGTCCCCGGGCCCTGCTGCTCGGCGGCCTCACGACCGGACTGGGCGTGGCGAGCATGCACTACCTCGGCATGGCAGCCCTGCGCCTGCACGGATCCGTCCACTACCACCCCGTGCTCGTCGGACTGTCCGTGGCCATCGCCGTCATCGCGGCCACCGCCGCCCTGTGGGCCGCGCTGAACATCAAGTCACCGGTCGCCGTCGCGATCGCCTCGCTCGTCATGGGCGCGGCGGTCAGCAGCATGCACTACACCGGCATGATCGCGGTCGACGTGCGGGTCGACCCATCGGGAGAGGCGCTCGCCGGGGCCACGACGATGCAGTTCGTCTTTCCCCTCGCCGTCGGCCTCGGCTCCTATCTCTTCCTCACCTCCGCCTTCGTCGCGCTCTCCCCGACCGCGCGGGAACGCGCCGCCTATGCCTCGGCCGAACGGCTCGCCGAGACCTCGGCTCCCTAA
- a CDS encoding class I SAM-dependent methyltransferase, with translation MAEDHTHVQEFFSARAADWDARFPDDGPAYAAAVATLGLKPGNTVLDAGCGTGRALRPLRAAVGPEGTVLGVDLTPAMLDAAVRAGRGGHGRLLLGDVARLPLRYRSLDAVFGAGLIAHLPEPEANLRELARVVRPGGLLALFHPVGRAALAARQGRQITPGDLRAEGNLRPLLAASGWRMTSYVDEDARFLALAARQD, from the coding sequence ATGGCCGAGGACCACACGCACGTTCAGGAATTCTTCAGCGCCCGCGCCGCGGACTGGGACGCTCGCTTCCCCGACGACGGACCGGCCTATGCCGCCGCCGTCGCCACGCTGGGACTGAAGCCCGGAAACACCGTGCTCGACGCCGGCTGCGGCACCGGCCGCGCCCTGCGGCCGCTGCGTGCCGCCGTGGGCCCGGAGGGCACGGTGCTGGGCGTGGACCTCACCCCCGCGATGCTCGACGCGGCGGTACGGGCGGGGCGGGGCGGCCACGGCCGGCTGCTGCTCGGCGACGTGGCCCGGCTGCCGCTGCGCTACCGCTCTCTGGACGCCGTGTTCGGCGCCGGACTCATCGCCCACCTGCCCGAGCCCGAGGCGAATCTGCGTGAACTGGCCCGGGTCGTACGGCCCGGCGGACTGCTCGCGCTGTTCCATCCCGTCGGCCGGGCGGCCCTCGCGGCCCGGCAGGGACGGCAGATCACTCCGGGCGATCTGCGCGCCGAGGGCAATCTCCGTCCGCTGCTGGCCGCTTCGGGTTGGCGGATGACCTCATACGTGGACGAGGACGCGCGCTTTCTCGCTCTGGCGGCCCGTCAGGACTGA